Proteins encoded in a region of the Nicotiana tomentosiformis chromosome 9, ASM39032v3, whole genome shotgun sequence genome:
- the LOC138898730 gene encoding uncharacterized protein, whose product MEFNRLGDYADIIKQTNPESSCWIRTNSETLPGRNLFVYFYLCLDALKRGWLEGCRRIIGFDGCFLKGICKGELLVTVGRNGNNQIFPIAWAVVDQETKHSCSWFITYLIADLQLRDDVDLTLMSDMQKRLVPTIRELLPMAEHKMCARHIWSNWRGEETRKQLWRCAKASYDVKFKEELETMNKLGYKICEDLLKYDKMYWCRVYFREDSKCDVIENNMCETFNSWIVGPRHKSVITMLEEIRHKIMNRTIEMRKFAGTWVTDIAPIARMILEENKALFRRCKDMWNAGHGFEVDEGVYRFIVDFRTMTCTCRSWMLRGIPCQHAVCAFYDREMDLDDYVAHWYRKKTFLKSYQHFIQPSPNMKMWQESTNPCIEPP is encoded by the exons ATGGAATTTAACAGACTTGGTGATTATGCTGATATTATTAAGCAAACAAACCCTGAGAGTTCTTGTTGGATTAGAACAAATAGTGAGACTCTTCCTGGCAGGAATCTGTTTGTCTATTTCTATCTATGTTTAGATGCTTTGAAAAGAGGATGGTTAGAAGGGTGCAGAAGGATCATAGGATTTGATGGTTGTTTTCTAAAGGGAATCTGCAAGGGTGAGTTACTTGTTACAGTTGGTAGAAATGGGAACAATCAAATATTTCCTATTGCATGGGCTGTAGTTGATCAAGAGACAAAACACTCTTGCAGTTGGTTCATCACATATTTGATTGCAGATTTACAGTTAAGAGATGACGTTGACTTAACTCTTATGTCAGATATGCAAAAG AGACTAGTACCAACTATAAGGGAATTACTACCAATGGCAGAACACAAAATGTGTGCTAGACACATTTGGTCTAACTGGAGAGGTGAAGAAACGAGGAAACAATTATGGAGATGTGCCAAAGCATCATATGATGTGAAATTCAAGGAAGAACTAGAAACAATGAATAAGCTTGGTTATAAGATATGTGAAGACTTGTTAAAGTATGATAAAATGTATTGGTGTAGGGTATACTTTAGAGAAGATTCAAAGTGTGATGTCATTGAGAATaacatgtgtgaaacattcaattcGTGGATAGTAGGTCCTAGGCACAAGTCTGTTATAACTATGTTGGAAGAAATTAGACACAAAATCATGAATAGGACCATTGAAATGAGGAAGTTTGCTGGGACTTGGGTTACTGACATTGCACCAATAGCTAGGATGATACTGGAAGAGAACAAAGCCCTCTTTAGGAGGTGTAAGGATATGTGGAATGCAGGACATGGGTTTGAAGTTGATGAAGGTGTGTACAGATTCATTGTTGATTTTAGGACCATGACATGTACTTGTAGATCATGGATGTTGAGGGGTATTCCATGTCAACATGCAGTATGTGCATTCTATGATAGAGAAATGGACCTAGATGATTATGTTGCCCACTGGTATAGGAAGAAAACTTTCCTTAAATCTTACCAGCATTTCATTCAACCAAGTCCTAACATGAAGATGTGGCAAGAATCAACAAATCCATGTATAGAGCCTCCTTAA